A stretch of the Sorangium aterium genome encodes the following:
- a CDS encoding serine/threonine-protein kinase produces the protein MAPCPLDGWTPPPGEPSAPAPPRVPGVSLGERLGQGGFAIVWAGVSDEDGAPVAVKVGMSTTPMLEERFRREADALERIGPPHVARFHRCGRLDDGRPYLVMERLFGRTLASELAALAAPPDPGWAAARADAVLAALEAAHGRGAIHRDLKPENLFIERRSGAADERVVLLDFGLTKRSERTPGDAAREELLTRSGVVLGTPEYMAPEQFRGEAVDVRADVYAFGVILFELLTLRLPFAGDGASLEHAHLTLRPERPGELAPVPAALEELTLACLAKDRERRPSDAPALRRALAAARATFAPAGPGAPPARAAPPADSTGARLIAGGRSSVVLLVADTTTAASPVIASVTGRKGFITRQRGSRYVAVFSGKDTDHPAQAALAAARELAGKHGARAALHLASVTLRRRARGAVSAYGAAVERPETWLPPEPWSGVALSAEIERALPAREDGDSRPASAEAEPSVEIEAPLAGRDDVLAAIAESARAAFDGTCPGLFTLIGDTGLGKSRLAAEAASAALRCDAGALVVSLRAAQPLLGDAARDAAGLLGRVLDAPAEAPPDVAAFCRERLGAALGEATWPSVAAALGWSPLPARGAPASFHHGVVQALGEALRRRAQRGPVAVIVDDAHWADDALVDALEYATLDGAGVALWVLVAAHPRFEQVRRAWGARTQRHERAALAPLDDAAAMALAAELLRPAEYPPAETLRRLARWAGNNPACLMELVRSLKRAGLVKRRVNAGTHYVATAELDSLPPSPAWQWLAERRLDALSPELAACVRLCAVLGDSFARSELEQILDSIARAGDAGTPIDAGYGLSALVEQTILERGAGERYSFQSAVFRDAVVELLDPAERAQIHLRALAYFTARVEAEGPRPELLAPLARHAGGCGAREAAADACLTLADLAFARHRHVEADRHYTAALSFAAADDARRRARALAGRGKSRYRVDRTREATDDLAAARALAVELGDDASLADVLLEEAAALDWAGEFERSAERVEEARALVNRLGVRALVNRLGARALEGRVLVAEGRSCFRRGRVAEAVELLTRGAASAEAEGDYGTRIVALLLLSPALMWLGELDLSNARFDETFALASSAEDWPHLCAACTCRIPLRAMRRELDLAMADMRHAIALARELGNPVLERHVTLNAAELLHASDHGDEALELARRAHVLERRFFEHAAPECSLLLARILVSRRCHDDASRHLSWIERSCPPDPSAPSLWAFYRAVHLALCEQGLRAREPSASADPWEDVLSRCRGGLLAIELVELLSMRAEMAIAGGRPREAACALQEATAQLDEAPGFRARLARLAAQLDRMAAPGTSG, from the coding sequence ATGGCGCCGTGCCCCCTCGACGGATGGACGCCGCCGCCCGGCGAGCCCTCCGCGCCCGCTCCGCCGCGCGTCCCCGGCGTCTCGCTCGGCGAGCGCCTGGGGCAGGGCGGCTTCGCGATCGTGTGGGCGGGGGTCTCGGACGAGGACGGCGCCCCGGTCGCCGTCAAGGTCGGCATGTCCACCACGCCGATGCTGGAAGAGCGCTTTCGCCGGGAGGCCGACGCGCTAGAGCGCATCGGCCCGCCGCACGTGGCGCGGTTCCACAGGTGCGGCCGGCTCGACGATGGTCGCCCCTACCTCGTGATGGAGCGGCTCTTCGGCCGCACCCTCGCCTCGGAGCTCGCCGCCCTCGCCGCCCCGCCCGATCCGGGCTGGGCCGCGGCGCGGGCCGACGCCGTGCTCGCCGCGCTCGAGGCCGCCCACGGCAGGGGCGCGATCCACAGGGATCTGAAGCCGGAGAACCTCTTCATCGAGCGCCGCTCCGGGGCGGCGGACGAGCGCGTCGTGCTGCTCGACTTCGGGCTCACGAAGCGCTCCGAGCGCACGCCTGGCGACGCGGCGCGGGAGGAGCTCCTCACCCGCAGCGGCGTGGTCCTGGGGACGCCCGAGTACATGGCGCCGGAGCAGTTCCGCGGCGAGGCGGTCGACGTGCGCGCCGACGTGTACGCGTTCGGCGTCATCCTCTTCGAGCTGCTCACGCTTCGGCTGCCCTTCGCGGGCGACGGCGCCTCGCTCGAGCATGCGCACCTCACGCTGCGCCCGGAGCGTCCGGGCGAGCTCGCGCCGGTGCCCGCGGCGCTCGAGGAGCTCACGCTGGCGTGCCTCGCCAAGGATCGCGAGCGCCGCCCGTCGGACGCGCCCGCGCTGCGGCGTGCCCTCGCCGCGGCGCGCGCCACGTTCGCGCCGGCCGGGCCGGGCGCGCCGCCCGCGCGCGCCGCGCCGCCGGCGGACTCCACCGGCGCCAGGCTGATCGCCGGGGGGCGGAGCTCGGTCGTGCTGCTCGTCGCGGACACGACCACCGCGGCGTCGCCCGTCATTGCCTCCGTGACCGGCCGCAAAGGGTTCATCACGCGGCAGCGCGGCAGCCGCTACGTGGCGGTCTTCTCTGGCAAGGACACCGATCACCCGGCGCAGGCCGCGCTCGCCGCCGCGCGCGAGCTCGCCGGGAAGCACGGGGCGCGCGCGGCGCTGCACCTCGCGTCGGTCACCCTCCGTCGCAGGGCGCGGGGCGCCGTCTCGGCGTACGGCGCCGCCGTGGAGCGACCCGAGACCTGGCTGCCGCCGGAGCCGTGGTCCGGCGTCGCCCTCTCCGCCGAGATCGAGCGCGCCCTGCCGGCGCGCGAGGACGGCGACAGCCGGCCCGCCTCGGCCGAGGCCGAGCCGTCGGTCGAGATCGAGGCCCCGCTCGCCGGCCGCGACGATGTCCTCGCGGCGATCGCGGAGAGCGCGCGCGCGGCCTTCGACGGCACGTGCCCCGGTCTGTTCACGCTGATCGGCGACACCGGGCTCGGGAAGAGCCGCCTCGCGGCGGAGGCGGCCTCGGCGGCGCTCCGCTGCGACGCCGGGGCGCTCGTTGTCTCGCTCCGCGCGGCGCAGCCGCTGCTCGGCGACGCGGCGCGCGACGCGGCGGGGCTCCTCGGCCGTGTCCTCGACGCGCCCGCGGAGGCGCCGCCGGACGTCGCCGCGTTCTGCCGCGAGCGGCTCGGCGCCGCGCTCGGCGAGGCGACGTGGCCGTCGGTCGCGGCGGCGCTCGGCTGGTCGCCGCTGCCCGCGCGCGGCGCGCCCGCCTCGTTCCACCACGGCGTGGTCCAGGCGCTCGGCGAGGCGCTGCGCCGGCGCGCCCAGCGCGGGCCGGTGGCGGTGATCGTGGACGACGCGCACTGGGCCGACGACGCGCTGGTCGACGCGCTCGAGTACGCAACGCTCGACGGCGCCGGCGTCGCGCTGTGGGTGCTCGTCGCCGCGCACCCGCGCTTCGAGCAGGTGCGCCGCGCCTGGGGCGCGCGCACCCAGCGCCACGAGCGCGCGGCGCTGGCGCCGCTCGACGACGCGGCGGCGATGGCGCTCGCCGCCGAGCTGCTGCGGCCGGCGGAGTACCCCCCTGCCGAGACGCTGCGCCGGCTCGCGCGCTGGGCGGGCAACAACCCGGCGTGCCTCATGGAGCTCGTGCGCTCGCTCAAGCGGGCCGGCCTCGTGAAGCGCCGCGTGAACGCCGGCACCCACTACGTCGCCACGGCCGAGCTCGACAGCCTCCCCCCGTCGCCCGCGTGGCAATGGCTCGCGGAGCGGCGGCTCGACGCGCTCTCGCCGGAGCTCGCGGCGTGCGTCCGGCTCTGCGCGGTGCTCGGCGACTCGTTCGCCCGCTCGGAGCTCGAGCAGATCCTCGACTCGATCGCCCGGGCGGGGGACGCCGGCACGCCCATCGACGCGGGCTACGGCCTGAGCGCCCTCGTCGAGCAAACGATCCTGGAGCGCGGCGCGGGCGAGCGGTACTCGTTCCAGAGCGCCGTCTTCCGGGACGCGGTGGTCGAGCTGCTCGACCCGGCGGAGCGCGCGCAGATCCACCTGCGCGCGCTCGCCTACTTCACGGCCAGGGTGGAGGCGGAGGGGCCTCGCCCGGAGCTCCTGGCGCCGCTCGCGCGGCACGCCGGCGGGTGCGGGGCGCGGGAGGCGGCGGCGGACGCGTGCCTCACGCTGGCCGATCTCGCGTTCGCGCGGCACCGCCACGTCGAGGCGGACCGGCACTACACGGCGGCGCTCTCGTTCGCGGCGGCCGACGACGCGCGCCGGCGAGCGCGCGCGCTGGCGGGGCGGGGCAAGAGCCGCTACCGCGTCGACCGGACGCGCGAGGCCACGGACGACCTCGCGGCCGCGCGGGCGCTCGCCGTGGAGCTCGGCGACGACGCCTCCCTCGCAGACGTGCTGCTCGAGGAGGCGGCCGCGCTCGACTGGGCGGGCGAGTTCGAGCGCTCGGCCGAGCGCGTCGAGGAGGCGCGCGCGCTCGTCAACCGGCTCGGCGTGCGCGCGCTCGTCAACCGGCTCGGCGCGCGCGCGCTCGAGGGCCGCGTGCTCGTCGCCGAGGGGCGCTCCTGCTTCCGGCGTGGCCGGGTCGCCGAGGCCGTCGAGCTCCTCACGCGAGGCGCCGCCAGCGCGGAGGCCGAGGGCGATTATGGGACCAGGATCGTCGCGCTCCTCCTCCTGTCGCCCGCCTTGATGTGGCTGGGAGAGCTCGACCTCTCGAACGCCCGCTTCGACGAGACGTTCGCCCTGGCGTCGTCCGCCGAGGACTGGCCTCACCTCTGCGCCGCCTGCACGTGCCGCATCCCGCTGCGGGCAATGCGGCGCGAGCTCGACCTCGCCATGGCCGACATGCGCCACGCCATCGCGCTGGCGCGCGAGCTCGGAAACCCCGTCCTGGAGCGCCACGTCACGCTGAACGCGGCGGAGCTGCTCCACGCCAGCGACCACGGGGACGAGGCGCTGGAGCTGGCCCGCCGCGCGCACGTGCTCGAGCGGCGGTTCTTCGAGCACGCCGCGCCCGAGTGCTCCCTGCTCCTTGCGCGCATCCTCGTCTCGAGGCGCTGCCACGACGACGCGAGCCGCCACCTCTCGTGGATCGAGCGGAGCTGCCCGCCCGACCCCTCGGCGCCCTCGCTGTGGGCGTTCTACCGCGCGGTCCACCTGGCGCTCTGCGAGCAGGGCCTCCGCGCCCGCGAGCCGTCCGCGAGCGCCGATCCGTGGGAGGACGTGCTGTCGCGGTGCCGGGGCGGTCTCCTGGCGATCGAGCTCGTCGAGCTGCTCTCGATGCGCGCCGAGATGGCGATCGCCGGCGGGCGGCCGCGGGAGGCCGCCTGTGCTCTCCAGGAAGCGACAGCGCAGCTCGACGAGGCGCCGGGCTTCCGCGCGCGGCTGGCGCGGCTCGCGGCTCAGCTGGATCGGATGGCGGCTCCGGGCACCAGCGGGTGA
- a CDS encoding cytochrome P450 yields MSTALPASFADLPLLRGRNPLARRIETRHGFPILPGRFPVVGHLPAMAVDELDLLREGQRRFGSLFFWAPGVDAWQLIYASNEAFSLFKSKAVDSSYLTERGVGHIFGQTLMAHDGASHRRLRTAMNGPFSPKGLDAAEVGAIVATSVERKVRSWLGRRDVPLLRETRELALEVMFKITGVEDDELPEWRHHYEDLMLVVFSLPDVPGSPRRRGLRARAWLDERIGRILAGVRARGDAKGLLPALLAARDEDGEPLSEQDLVGNLRLLLLAGHETSASVMAWCVAHLAESPAVWRALREEASSAPDLPRSPADLRRFPYAEAVFREALRLHPPVAHDARRAIADFEIEGRAVAAGTHVAIPLVLLSRDPELYPDPDSYRPERWLGRKEALSPLEIAQFGGGAHFCLGYHLAWMEIVQFLVALGRNLPASGPRLQNGFPASRYLPVLRPAGGTRVRFDG; encoded by the coding sequence ATGAGCACCGCCCTCCCCGCTTCCTTCGCCGATCTCCCGCTCCTGCGGGGCCGCAATCCCCTCGCCCGCCGCATCGAGACCCGGCATGGCTTCCCCATCCTCCCCGGCCGCTTCCCGGTCGTGGGCCACCTGCCGGCGATGGCCGTCGACGAGCTCGACCTGCTCCGCGAGGGCCAGCGCCGCTTCGGCTCCCTCTTCTTCTGGGCCCCTGGCGTCGATGCATGGCAGCTCATCTACGCGTCGAACGAGGCCTTCTCGCTCTTCAAGAGCAAGGCCGTCGACTCCTCGTACCTGACCGAGCGCGGCGTCGGTCACATCTTCGGTCAGACGCTGATGGCTCACGACGGCGCCTCGCACCGCCGCCTCCGCACCGCGATGAACGGGCCCTTCTCGCCGAAGGGCCTCGACGCCGCGGAGGTCGGCGCGATCGTCGCGACCAGCGTCGAGCGCAAGGTCCGCTCGTGGCTCGGCCGGCGTGACGTCCCGCTGCTGCGCGAGACCCGCGAGCTGGCCCTGGAGGTGATGTTCAAGATCACCGGCGTCGAGGACGACGAGCTCCCCGAGTGGCGCCACCATTACGAGGATCTGATGCTCGTGGTGTTCAGCCTGCCCGACGTGCCGGGCTCGCCGCGGCGCCGCGGCCTCCGCGCCCGCGCCTGGCTCGACGAGCGCATCGGCCGGATCCTCGCCGGCGTGCGCGCCCGCGGCGACGCGAAGGGCCTCCTGCCCGCGCTGCTCGCGGCCCGCGACGAGGACGGCGAGCCGCTCTCGGAGCAGGATCTCGTGGGCAACCTCCGCCTGCTCCTCCTCGCCGGCCACGAGACATCGGCCTCGGTCATGGCCTGGTGCGTCGCCCACCTCGCCGAGAGCCCCGCGGTCTGGCGCGCGCTCCGCGAGGAGGCGTCGAGCGCGCCGGATCTCCCGCGCTCGCCCGCGGATCTCCGCCGCTTCCCCTACGCCGAGGCCGTGTTCCGCGAGGCGCTCCGCCTCCACCCGCCGGTGGCGCACGACGCCCGCCGCGCCATCGCCGATTTCGAGATCGAGGGCCGCGCCGTCGCCGCAGGGACCCACGTGGCGATCCCGCTGGTCCTGCTCTCGCGCGATCCCGAGCTCTACCCGGATCCGGACAGCTACCGCCCCGAGCGCTGGCTCGGCCGCAAGGAGGCGCTCTCGCCGCTCGAGATCGCCCAGTTCGGCGGCGGCGCGCACTTCTGCCTCGGCTATCACCTCGCCTGGATGGAAATCGTCCAGTTCCTCGTCGCGCTCGGGCGGAACCTCCCGGCCTCGGGCCCGAGGCTCCAGAATGGATTCCCCGCCTCGCGCTACCTCCCGGTGCTCCGCCCCGCGGGGGGCACGCGCGTCCGATTCGACGGCTGA
- a CDS encoding trypsin-like serine protease, whose translation MTTIEKLVPGRLLAAAVALAVSLRAAPARAITGNYKPDPVHTYVGLVEFYNQDGVPSFQCSGSLLSPRIFLTAGHCTNDAFNWSYARVYFHQFAATSFDPATQMDPVTGYPTGCVGDDPYCVTGHTLYDFGFVGFPGFIPNTHDAGIVVLDEPASFPTNFPSLAAPGTLDQLATRRGTQDTTFVASGYGVSDNWPPDRPVVWFGQRLMATTKLQNLRNVFTDGYNFQVSMSPGNDRGGLCIGDSGGPVLWDDSDIIAGLVSFGKHRQCLGNGFAFRVDQQELLDWILEIAATVGEDDLISVVPIPAG comes from the coding sequence ATGACGACGATCGAGAAGCTGGTTCCAGGCCGCTTGCTGGCCGCTGCCGTGGCCCTGGCCGTGAGCCTGCGCGCCGCGCCTGCGCGTGCGATCACCGGGAATTACAAACCCGACCCGGTACACACCTACGTGGGCCTCGTCGAGTTTTACAATCAGGACGGCGTGCCTTCGTTTCAATGTTCGGGCAGTCTGCTGTCGCCGCGCATCTTCCTGACGGCTGGGCACTGCACGAACGACGCGTTCAATTGGTCTTACGCGCGAGTCTACTTTCATCAGTTCGCGGCCACGAGCTTCGACCCGGCGACGCAAATGGACCCCGTGACGGGCTATCCTACCGGATGCGTCGGAGACGACCCGTACTGTGTCACCGGCCACACGCTGTACGACTTCGGCTTCGTCGGCTTCCCCGGCTTCATCCCGAACACCCACGACGCGGGGATCGTCGTGCTCGACGAACCGGCTTCGTTCCCCACAAATTTCCCGAGCCTGGCCGCCCCCGGCACGCTGGATCAGCTCGCGACGCGGCGGGGGACCCAGGACACCACGTTCGTCGCGAGCGGTTACGGGGTATCGGACAACTGGCCTCCTGACAGACCGGTGGTGTGGTTCGGCCAGCGATTGATGGCCACCACGAAGCTGCAGAACCTGAGGAACGTATTCACGGACGGCTACAACTTCCAGGTCTCGATGTCTCCGGGAAACGATCGGGGCGGGCTCTGCATCGGCGATTCAGGCGGACCCGTGCTCTGGGATGACAGCGACATCATCGCCGGCCTCGTCAGCTTCGGAAAACACCGGCAGTGCCTCGGCAACGGGTTCGCGTTCCGGGTCGATCAGCAGGAGCTGCTCGACTGGATCCTCGAGATAGCCGCGACGGTGGGTGAAGACGACCTGATCTCGGTCGTGCCGATCCCGGCCGGCTGA
- a CDS encoding restriction endonuclease subunit S, producing the protein MSGPLPEGWTETTLASLCSHRSGSSKLIKGKLHAEQRPGRYQGFSAAGPDVWCDGWEHEGAAIVVSAVGTRCGKAFKARGRWSAIANTHVVWPDERAIDVDYLFLHLNDEGFWAKGGSAQPFVKVRETFERPFSLPPLPEQRRIVAKAEALLGEVDAAKTRLARSSLLLRRLRQAVLAAACSGRLTEDLRAPGAAAPAEGPAEPLPRCSTLAPAAPGTSSDGPGRPLPPSWVLCPFGSLVDNHDGRRVPVSSAVRERRRGPYPYYGASGIIDSIDGYLFDGDYLLIAEDGANLLSRNTRVAFAASGRFWVNNHAHVVQPKAGVVLGYLELLLNSLDLQHHVTGSAQPKLTQAALNGIPVPVPPSEEQAEIVRRAQALFALASEVEERVARAAARADRLPHTILARAFSGELVPTEAALARAEGRGYEPAEALLRRIRRNGVSG; encoded by the coding sequence GTGAGCGGGCCGCTGCCCGAGGGATGGACCGAGACGACGCTCGCGTCGCTCTGCTCGCACCGGAGCGGGAGCTCGAAGCTCATCAAGGGGAAGCTCCACGCCGAGCAGCGGCCAGGGCGCTACCAGGGGTTCAGCGCCGCCGGCCCCGACGTGTGGTGCGACGGCTGGGAGCACGAGGGCGCTGCGATCGTCGTCTCCGCCGTGGGGACGCGGTGCGGGAAGGCGTTCAAGGCGCGCGGGCGGTGGTCGGCGATCGCCAACACCCACGTGGTCTGGCCGGATGAGCGGGCCATCGACGTCGACTACCTGTTCCTCCACCTCAACGACGAGGGATTCTGGGCGAAGGGCGGCTCCGCGCAGCCGTTCGTCAAGGTGCGCGAGACGTTCGAGCGGCCCTTCTCTCTGCCTCCCCTCCCCGAGCAGCGCCGCATCGTCGCGAAGGCCGAGGCGCTGCTCGGCGAGGTGGACGCGGCGAAGACCCGGCTGGCGAGGTCGTCGCTGCTCCTCCGGCGGCTCCGGCAGGCCGTGCTGGCGGCGGCGTGCTCGGGGAGGCTCACCGAGGACCTGCGCGCGCCGGGCGCCGCTGCGCCGGCCGAGGGACCGGCGGAGCCCCTGCCACGCTGCTCGACGTTGGCGCCGGCCGCGCCCGGGACGAGCAGCGACGGGCCGGGGCGTCCCCTGCCGCCGTCCTGGGTCCTCTGCCCGTTCGGCTCCCTGGTGGACAACCACGATGGCCGACGCGTCCCCGTGAGCTCCGCGGTTCGAGAGAGGCGCCGGGGGCCCTATCCGTATTACGGCGCGTCGGGGATCATCGACTCGATCGATGGCTACCTGTTCGACGGCGATTACCTGCTGATCGCCGAGGACGGCGCGAACCTCCTGTCGAGGAACACCCGGGTGGCGTTCGCCGCGAGCGGGAGGTTCTGGGTGAACAACCATGCTCATGTGGTCCAGCCGAAGGCCGGCGTGGTCCTCGGGTACCTCGAGCTCTTGCTGAACTCGCTCGACCTGCAGCACCACGTGACCGGCTCGGCGCAGCCGAAGCTCACGCAGGCGGCGCTCAACGGCATCCCCGTCCCGGTGCCGCCGTCGGAGGAGCAGGCGGAGATCGTCCGCCGCGCACAGGCGCTCTTCGCGCTCGCCAGCGAGGTCGAGGAGCGCGTGGCCCGCGCCGCGGCCCGGGCCGACAGGCTACCGCACACGATCCTCGCCAGGGCGTTCTCCGGAGAGCTCGTCCCCACCGAGGCGGCGCTGGCCCGCGCGGAGGGGCGGGGCTACGAGCCGGCGGAGGCGCTGCTGCGCCGCATCCGGCGCAACGGGGTGAGCGGCTAG
- a CDS encoding B12-binding domain-containing radical SAM protein encodes MKVRIVVSYVPRYRRGHRFHFVPPVTGIHLAAITPPEHEVELFHEQVRPVPVDASPDVVALSFFSGFARRAYALADRYRALGVRVVAGGPHVSYWIEEALEHVDVVVTGEAEAVWPSVLRDLARGTQRRVYRGEPTSLAGLPTPRYDLLEERFLVPRVLQATRGCPFTCSFCTVPDLNPGFRVRPIDEVIRDIATTHFPRFWQEKVAWFWDDNLLVQRRWAKELLRELAGLDRWWLTQASIDIVKDRELLDAMERSGCIGIFLGIESLDEADLKSVDKRQNRAREYRDAIRKLHDRGICVMAGFISGFDDQTPEVIASTADRLNEIGVDVPFLSILTPFRGTPLYDEHRRDGRILEERDWPHYSGYGVAFRPARMSPEQLLAAHRQMWNRAFAPAAVLERLARGARSLSRGAMMLSAAMNGFYGLKQITGNEPAAPPLEPKGTIRHPAPGDAPARLSRLGLKRDGVGISQ; translated from the coding sequence ATGAAGGTGCGGATTGTCGTGAGTTACGTCCCCCGCTATCGCCGGGGCCACCGCTTCCACTTCGTCCCGCCCGTCACCGGGATTCACCTCGCGGCGATCACCCCGCCTGAGCACGAGGTCGAGCTCTTCCACGAGCAGGTGCGCCCCGTCCCCGTCGACGCCTCGCCGGACGTTGTCGCGCTCTCGTTCTTCTCCGGCTTCGCGCGCCGCGCCTACGCGCTCGCCGATCGCTACCGCGCCCTCGGCGTGCGCGTCGTCGCCGGCGGGCCGCATGTCTCGTACTGGATCGAGGAGGCGCTCGAGCACGTCGACGTGGTGGTCACCGGGGAGGCCGAGGCGGTCTGGCCCTCCGTCCTGCGCGATCTCGCGCGAGGCACGCAGCGGCGCGTCTATCGCGGCGAGCCGACCTCGCTCGCCGGGCTGCCGACCCCTCGCTACGATCTGCTCGAAGAGCGCTTCCTCGTCCCCCGCGTGCTCCAGGCGACGCGCGGGTGCCCGTTCACCTGCAGCTTCTGCACGGTGCCGGACCTCAACCCCGGCTTCCGCGTGCGCCCCATCGACGAGGTGATCCGCGACATCGCCACCACCCATTTCCCCCGCTTCTGGCAGGAGAAGGTCGCGTGGTTCTGGGACGACAACCTGCTCGTCCAGCGCCGCTGGGCCAAGGAGCTCCTGCGGGAGCTCGCCGGGCTCGATCGCTGGTGGCTCACGCAGGCATCCATCGATATCGTCAAGGACCGGGAGCTCCTCGACGCGATGGAGCGGTCCGGCTGTATCGGCATCTTCCTCGGCATCGAGAGCCTCGACGAGGCCGATCTCAAGAGCGTCGACAAGCGCCAGAACCGCGCGCGCGAGTACCGCGACGCCATCCGCAAGCTGCACGATCGCGGGATCTGCGTGATGGCAGGCTTCATCTCGGGCTTCGACGATCAGACGCCGGAGGTCATCGCCTCCACGGCCGATCGGCTGAACGAGATCGGCGTCGACGTCCCGTTCCTGAGCATCCTCACGCCGTTCCGGGGCACGCCGCTGTACGACGAGCACCGGCGAGACGGGCGCATCCTGGAAGAGCGCGACTGGCCCCATTACAGCGGCTATGGGGTCGCCTTCCGGCCGGCGCGCATGTCCCCCGAGCAGCTCCTGGCCGCCCACCGCCAGATGTGGAATCGCGCCTTCGCCCCGGCGGCGGTGCTGGAGCGCCTCGCGCGCGGCGCGCGGTCGCTGAGCCGCGGCGCCATGATGCTGTCGGCGGCGATGAACGGCTTTTACGGCCTGAAGCAGATCACCGGCAACGAGCCGGCCGCGCCGCCGCTCGAGCCGAAAGGGACGATCCGGCACCCCGCGCCCGGGGACGCCCCGGCCCGGCTCTCGCGCCTCGGCCTGAAGCGGGACGGCGTCGGGATCTCTCAGTGA
- a CDS encoding SNF2-related protein has protein sequence MLRAPTARSCSLSIVAQHGIWSPRLPASELQRSVPGASYGPIATSWLLSARARVRAGIRVVMTTMRAKRTVSAPRRASTAAAPAAPAPRAAPERAHVLDVPFAMRAVASASGARWDAEHGVFVVRAETLPPALAPFRAAPYSWERRVEHELNDDPAPAPAAPAGAMVLRPHQLDGVRAIAAAKAARRAGFLLADDVGLGKTITAWAAVLEMPDVTTVLIVCPLAVVAHWRRTVQAMGDAGKEIVIINYDRLGKLFEVTPEARRRIRSKKGLARAGSAAEFDVVIWDESHRCKNPAAARSKLAVKLNARARFVLWLSATAGQNPLELSYLAPLLASATGSRSADLKDFEQWCEGQGLGVARGAFGRWDWRGDPADCEKVRALLFDGRPAVGMRRRPEDVAGWPAINRILTPLELDASARELYAQAWTAFRREMDLLPKGANPRSALAATLRLRQKSSLIRVAGTVELVRELLDNGHQVAVSIAFMETLEAVEAALARERVPCALIHGALPAGEKEAERLRFQRGEPRVVLFTVEEGISLHQGEHNEVPRSEVIHDLRWSAIQMAQIEGRCHRDGRFAQVYWAYADDTVEDKIAEIVCRRIRSMKAMVGDDVETMREIERLLAGAD, from the coding sequence TTGCTTCGAGCCCCTACCGCTCGGAGCTGCTCCTTATCGATCGTTGCGCAACACGGGATCTGGTCTCCCCGGCTGCCCGCGAGCGAGCTCCAGCGCAGTGTGCCCGGCGCGTCGTACGGCCCGATCGCGACATCATGGCTGCTTTCTGCGCGGGCGCGCGTCCGCGCTGGTATCAGGGTCGTCATGACGACGATGCGAGCCAAGCGAACGGTGTCGGCCCCGCGTAGAGCTTCCACAGCGGCTGCTCCGGCGGCTCCCGCTCCGCGTGCGGCGCCGGAGCGAGCCCATGTGCTCGACGTCCCGTTCGCGATGCGCGCGGTCGCGTCCGCGAGCGGCGCGCGCTGGGACGCGGAGCACGGCGTGTTCGTCGTTCGCGCAGAGACGCTCCCGCCGGCCCTCGCGCCGTTCCGCGCCGCGCCGTACTCGTGGGAGCGACGCGTCGAGCACGAGCTCAACGACGACCCCGCGCCCGCGCCGGCCGCCCCCGCCGGGGCGATGGTCCTCCGCCCGCACCAGCTGGACGGCGTGCGGGCCATCGCCGCCGCGAAGGCCGCCAGGCGCGCCGGGTTCCTCCTCGCCGACGACGTCGGCCTCGGCAAGACGATCACCGCCTGGGCAGCGGTCCTCGAAATGCCGGACGTCACCACGGTGCTGATCGTCTGCCCGCTCGCCGTCGTCGCGCACTGGCGCCGCACGGTTCAGGCCATGGGCGACGCAGGCAAAGAGATCGTGATCATCAACTATGATCGGCTGGGCAAGCTCTTCGAGGTGACCCCGGAGGCGCGGCGAAGGATCCGATCGAAGAAGGGCCTTGCGCGCGCCGGCAGCGCCGCGGAGTTCGACGTGGTGATCTGGGACGAGAGCCACCGCTGCAAGAACCCGGCGGCGGCGCGCTCCAAGCTCGCGGTCAAGCTCAACGCACGCGCACGGTTCGTGCTGTGGCTCTCGGCCACCGCCGGGCAGAACCCGCTGGAGCTGTCGTATCTCGCGCCGCTCCTGGCGAGCGCGACCGGGAGCCGCTCCGCGGATCTGAAGGACTTCGAGCAGTGGTGCGAAGGCCAGGGGCTCGGGGTTGCGCGCGGCGCGTTCGGCAGGTGGGACTGGCGCGGCGATCCGGCGGACTGCGAGAAGGTGCGTGCCCTCCTGTTCGACGGCCGTCCCGCGGTCGGGATGCGGCGTCGCCCGGAGGACGTGGCCGGCTGGCCCGCGATCAACCGCATCCTCACCCCGCTCGAGCTCGACGCCTCCGCGCGCGAGCTCTACGCGCAGGCGTGGACCGCGTTCCGCCGGGAGATGGACCTCCTGCCAAAGGGCGCGAACCCGAGGTCGGCGCTCGCCGCGACGCTGCGCCTGCGACAGAAGAGCTCGCTCATCCGCGTGGCCGGCACCGTGGAGCTGGTGCGTGAGCTGCTCGACAACGGGCATCAGGTCGCGGTTTCCATCGCCTTCATGGAGACGCTCGAGGCCGTGGAGGCCGCGCTGGCCCGGGAGCGCGTCCCGTGCGCGCTGATCCACGGCGCGCTGCCGGCCGGCGAGAAGGAGGCAGAGCGCCTCCGCTTCCAGCGCGGCGAGCCGCGCGTGGTGCTCTTCACCGTGGAAGAGGGGATCTCGCTCCACCAGGGCGAGCACAACGAGGTGCCGCGCTCGGAGGTGATCCACGATCTGCGGTGGTCGGCGATCCAGATGGCGCAGATCGAGGGCCGCTGTCACCGCGATGGACGCTTTGCGCAGGTCTACTGGGCGTATGCCGACGATACCGTTGAAGACAAGATCGCTGAGATCGTGTGCCGCAGGATCCGGTCGATGAAGGCGATGGTCGGCGATGACGTCGAGACGATGCGCGAGATCGAGCGGTTGCTCGCCGGAGCGGATTGA